One part of the Rutidosis leptorrhynchoides isolate AG116_Rl617_1_P2 chromosome 1, CSIRO_AGI_Rlap_v1, whole genome shotgun sequence genome encodes these proteins:
- the LOC139845585 gene encoding uncharacterized protein produces the protein MGEDSHTLVMFDTLNNSNVGETSGTKLKVGNKGKKTNTPTTPNKDKNKKSHHRAKHIECDWVLHVSKEPNADTWVVKTYRDRHDCFESRIIRQCTSKLLSKQLVDHLQTNPEIPVKAVKAQLEKDLEVKIHPHKAFRALQKARQLIKGSYMDQYGELRDYILELRRSNPGSTVKLEVEDCDTPSSMTRVFKRIYICLGPLKRGFNAIGRDLLGLDGAFMKEPASGFMLTAVGLDSNNGIYPLAYAIVESECYSSWLWFLELLARDLDLTEMSNFTFISDRQKGLIAAVGKVFPVAEHRFCLRHIQQNMKKYWSGVAYKNHLWACASATTVPQFERRMAEFKDFSEPAHLYLSKIQPAQWARSHFTGRAHSDILLNNHCEVLNRWLCEARDKPIITALEYIRTYLMKRIANVRTTISKSKGPLTPAATKMFDNIKKEAMKCDVIWNGDDKYQVNGHHHDQCVVDMTLRTCSCRKWELTGMPCKHAVAAMLNMSVYSQDVVLESNVHPVYWLSTWEQTYSHTINPVKGKSEWVKSPVPTTLVCPKKIPTAGRPKKNRRKSLEEKDDMVNKGKLSKKGTSIKCSRCGIYGHNVRGCPTRGEGLKRKQASGKGANKQSSGKGSKKKAKTGNGGP, from the exons ATGGGAGAAGATAGTCATACTTtggttatgtttgacacactgaaTAACTCTAAT GTAGGTGAGACTAGTGGGACCAAATTAAAGGTGGGAAATAAAGGGAAAAAGACAAATACACCCACTACACCcaataaagataagaataaaaaatcACATCATAGGGCAAAGCACATTGAATGTGACTGGGTTTTACATGTGTCCAAGGAACCTAATGCAGATACATGGGTGGTTAAAACATACAGAGATCGGCATGATTGTTTTGAATCAAGAATCATTAGGCAATGTACATCAAAATTACTTTCTAAACAGTTGGTTGATCATTTACAAACAAACCCAGAAATCCCAGTGAAAGCAGTGAAAGCCCAATTAGAGAAGGATTTGGAGGTCAAAATACATCCACATAAAGCTTTTAGGGCACTTCAAAAAGCCAGACAATTGATAAAGGGAAGCTACATGGATCAATATGGAGAACTAAGAGATTATATACTTGAACTGAGAAGGTCTAACCCTGGTAGCACTGTTAAGCTTGAGGTAGAAGATTGTGATACACCATCATCAATGACAAGAGTGTTCAAAAGGATTTACATATGTTTGGGTCCATTGAAAAGAGGTTTTAATGCTATTGGAAGAGATCTTCTTGGTTTGGATGGAGCTTTTATGAAAGAACCAGCTAGTGGTTTTATGTTAACAGCTGTTGGTCTTGACTCCAATAATGGAATATACCCTCTTGCTTATGCAATTGTGGAATCAGAATGCTACAGTTCATGGTTGTGGTTTCTTGAATTATTGGCTAGAGACTTGGATTTGACTGAGATGTCCAATTTCACTTTCATAAGTGATAGGCAGAAG GGACTAATAGCTGCTGTTGGTAAAGTTTTTCCTGTGGCTGAACATAGATTCTGTTTGAGGCACATTCAACAGAATATGAAGAAGTATTGGAGTGGGGTTGCATATAAGAATCATTTGTGGGCTTGTGCAAGTGCCACCACTGTACCTCAGTTTGAAAGGAGAATGGCTGAGTTTAAAGATTTTAGTGAACCTGCACATCTGTATCTTTCTAAAATACAACCTGCACAATGGGCAAGAAGTCATTTTACAG GGCGTGCACATTCAGACATATTGTTAAACAATCATTGTGAAGTGCTAAATAGATGGCTATGTGAGGCTAGAGACAAGCCAATCATTACTGCTTTGGAGTATATCAGAACATATTTGATGAAAAGAATTGCTAATGTTAGAACAACAATCTCAAAGTCTAAAGGGCCACTTACACCAGCTGCCACTAAGATGTTTGACAACATAAAGAAAGAAGCAATGAAATGTGATGTTATTTGGAATGGGGATGATAAGTATCAGGTGAATGGTCATCATCATGACCAATGTGTGGTTGACATGACTTTGAGAACTTGCAGCTGTAGAAAATGGGAGCTTACAGGCATGCCTTGTAAGCATGCAGTAGCTGCAATGTTGAACATGTCTGTTTATAGTCAAGATGTTGTTTTAGAGTCAAATGTTCATCCTGTTTATTGGTTATCTACTTGGGAACAAACTTATTCACATACCATTAACCCTGTGAAAGGCAAATCTGAGTGGGTCAAGTCTCCAGTACCAACAACTTTGGTATGTCCAAAAAAAATTCCAACTGCAGGTCGTCCTAAGAAGAACAGGAGGAAATcacttgaagaaaaagatgacATGGTTAATAAAGGAAAGCTGTCAAAGAAGGGTACAAGTATTAAATGTTCAAGGTGTGGAATATATGGTCATAATGTAAGGGGTTGCCCAACTAGAGGTGAAGGGTTGAAAAGAAAGCAAGCAAGTGGTAAAGGTGCCAACAAGCAATCAAGTGGTAAAGGTAGCAAGAAGAAAGCAAAAACTGGAAATGGTGGTCCTTGA